A section of the Carya illinoinensis cultivar Pawnee chromosome 12, C.illinoinensisPawnee_v1, whole genome shotgun sequence genome encodes:
- the LOC122289542 gene encoding AT-hook motif nuclear-localized protein 5-like isoform X1, translating to MDGREAMALSSGSASYYIHRGGVGGVSETQSGVLQAPPGFRAVLNQGIPAQSNVRGSSVGQAFSVERPHANFTHGISIGVSPGVHSGEPVKKKRGRPRKYGPDGSVSLRLSSMSASPNTPGSNSLTQKRARGRPPGSGRKQQLATLGEWMNSSAGVAFAPHVITIGVGEDIVAKILSFSQQRPRAVCILSGSGAVSSVTLRQPASTGVSVRYEGHFQILCLSGSYLVAEDGGPRNRTGGISVSISSPDGLVIGGAVAMLIAATPVQVVVCSFVYGDSKTKTKQVADPNQGSEAQRRDKLATPTSALPTQNYAPSATGMWPSSRPVEMRNQHTGIDLTRG from the exons ATGGATGGGAGAGAAGCCATGGCCTTGTCTAGTGGGTCAGCTTCTTATTACATACATAGAGGTGGAGTTGGTGGCGTGTCTGAAACGCAGTCTGGAGTGTTACAAGCACCACCTGGGTTCAGAGCCGTGTTGAATCAGGGTATTCCAGCTCAGTCCAACGTCCGGGGCAGCTCGGTTGGACAGGCATTTTCAGTGGAGCGGCCACATGCCAATTTCACTCATGGCATTAGCATAGGAGTCTCTCCTGGAGTTCATTCAGGTGAGCCTgtaaagaagaaaagagggagGCCCAGGAAATACGGTCCTGATGGTTCAGTCTCTCTGCGACTGTCTTCTATGTCTGCTTCTCCTAATACACCAGGTTCAAACTCGCTGACCCAGAAGCGGGCTAGGGGGCGGCCACCTGGGAGTGGGAGAAAGCAGCAACTAGCCACTCTTG GTGAATGGATGAACAGTTCAGCTGGAGTGGCTTTTGCACCACATGTTATCACCATTGGTGTTGGGGAG GACATTGTtgcaaaaatattatcattttcacaACAGAGGCCGAGGGCTGTGTGCATCTTGTCAGGCAGTGGTGCAGTTTCTTCAGTAACGCTACGTCAACCTGCATCCACTGGTGTCAGTGTCAGATATGAG GGCCATTTCCAGATACTATGCTTGTCTGGTTCTTACTTGGTTGCTGAAGATGGTGGCCCACGCAATCGGACAGGTGGTATAAGTGTTTCCATTTCCAGTCCTGATGGTCTTGTTATTGGTGGTGCCGTTGCAATGCTTATTGCAGCAACCCCAGTTCAG GTGGTAGTGTGCAGTTTTGTGTATGGTGATTCTAAGACCAAGACCAAACAAGTGGCTGATCCCAATCAGGGCTCGGAGGCTCAGCGCCGCGATAAGTTAGCCACACCAACTAGTGCCCTGCCTACTCAAAATTATGCTCCCTCTGCGACAGGCATGTGGCCCAGTTCTCGCCCAGTTGAAATGCGAAACCAGCATACTGGTATTGACTTGACGCGTGGATGA
- the LOC122289542 gene encoding AT-hook motif nuclear-localized protein 5-like isoform X2 codes for MDGREAMALSSGSASYYIHRGGVGGVSETQSGVLQAPPGFRAVLNQGIPAQSNVRGSSVGQAFSVERPHANFTHGISIGVSPGVHSGEPVKKKRGRPRKYGPDGSVSLRLSSMSASPNTPGSNSLTQKRARGRPPGSGRKQQLATLGEWMNSSAGVAFAPHVITIGVGEDIVAKILSFSQQRPRAVCILSGSGAVSSVTLRQPASTGVSVRYEGHFQILCLSGSYLVAEDGGPRNRTGGISVSISSPDGLVIGGAVAMLIAATPVQMCTSGLKFESMYK; via the exons ATGGATGGGAGAGAAGCCATGGCCTTGTCTAGTGGGTCAGCTTCTTATTACATACATAGAGGTGGAGTTGGTGGCGTGTCTGAAACGCAGTCTGGAGTGTTACAAGCACCACCTGGGTTCAGAGCCGTGTTGAATCAGGGTATTCCAGCTCAGTCCAACGTCCGGGGCAGCTCGGTTGGACAGGCATTTTCAGTGGAGCGGCCACATGCCAATTTCACTCATGGCATTAGCATAGGAGTCTCTCCTGGAGTTCATTCAGGTGAGCCTgtaaagaagaaaagagggagGCCCAGGAAATACGGTCCTGATGGTTCAGTCTCTCTGCGACTGTCTTCTATGTCTGCTTCTCCTAATACACCAGGTTCAAACTCGCTGACCCAGAAGCGGGCTAGGGGGCGGCCACCTGGGAGTGGGAGAAAGCAGCAACTAGCCACTCTTG GTGAATGGATGAACAGTTCAGCTGGAGTGGCTTTTGCACCACATGTTATCACCATTGGTGTTGGGGAG GACATTGTtgcaaaaatattatcattttcacaACAGAGGCCGAGGGCTGTGTGCATCTTGTCAGGCAGTGGTGCAGTTTCTTCAGTAACGCTACGTCAACCTGCATCCACTGGTGTCAGTGTCAGATATGAG GGCCATTTCCAGATACTATGCTTGTCTGGTTCTTACTTGGTTGCTGAAGATGGTGGCCCACGCAATCGGACAGGTGGTATAAGTGTTTCCATTTCCAGTCCTGATGGTCTTGTTATTGGTGGTGCCGTTGCAATGCTTATTGCAGCAACCCCAGTTCAG ATGTGTACAAGTGGCCTGAAATTTGAGAGCATGTACAAATAA
- the LOC122289543 gene encoding probable phospholipid hydroperoxide glutathione peroxidase, with the protein MASQSQSNSLHDFTVKDVKGNDVDLSQYKGKVLLIVNVASKCGLTNSNYNELSQLYGKYKDQGLEILAFPCNEFGAQEPGNNEQIVEFACTRFKAEYPIFDKIEVNGANAAPVYKFLKAGKWGIFGDDIQWNFAKFLVDKDGQAVHRYYPTTSPLSLELDIKKMLGVDE; encoded by the exons ATGGCTAGCCAATCCCAGAGTAACTCGCTCCATGACTTCACCGTCAAG GATGTTAAGGGAAACGACGTTGATCTCAGCCAGTATAAGGGGAAGGTCCTCTTGATCGTCAATGTTGCATCCAAATG TGGCTTGACTAATTCTAACTACAATGAGCTGAGTCAGTTGTATGGGAAATACAAAGATCAAG GATTGGAGATTTTGGCATTCCCCTGCAATGAGTTTGGAGCTCAGGAGCCGGGGAACAATGAGCAAATCGTAGAGTTTGCTTGCACTCGCTTTAAGGCTGAGTATCCTATATTTGATAAG ATTGAAGTGAATGGTGCGAATGCTGCTCCAGTGTACAAGTTCTTGAAGGCAGGCAAATGGGGAATATTTGGGGATGATATCCAATGGAACTTTGCCAAGTTTTTGGTTGACAAGGATGGGCAAGCTGTTCATCGTTATTATCCCACAACTTCTCCTCTTAGCCTTGAG CTTGACATCAAGAAAATGTTGGGAGTGGATGAATAG
- the LOC122289541 gene encoding LOW QUALITY PROTEIN: xyloglucan-specific galacturonosyltransferase 1 (The sequence of the model RefSeq protein was modified relative to this genomic sequence to represent the inferred CDS: substituted 1 base at 1 genomic stop codon), with protein MAVNMSQKKSKPSKKVTAKEICFCYSILINFLYRIPAAIFLLILIYLWSSSTTIMLGNVVHVCVSSRKLNNLYCLSAGTQPNFDIPIPVINNTDIGPSSINGGIKEIVNVVQDDPKPVFENKVDKDGKVEAVDAVEVDNVALDDPNPTSENRVDKDKDEVVNAVKVLDIAXNEHYPVIRGVDQSRDLEIANAKKVVEEQLQLHRSWRSEKNHPACDGRGIYVYDLPSKFNKDLVGQCGDMFPWMDFCKYFENDALGPPIPKLGEGWYQTHQYRLEPMFHSRVLKHPCRVYNENEAKLFYVPFYGGLDILRWHFKNASNDVKDSLSLELITWMEKQRPWARNSGKDHVFVLGKISWDFRRNANSPWGTRFLELDQMQNPIKLLIERQPWHVNDVGIPHPTYFHPRSDDDIISWQLKILTSPRRSLLSFAGAARPDQPDNIRSILISQCNSAGDEVCRFLNCSSGACDQPELVIELFMESEFCLQPPGDSPTRKSVFDSLLSGCIPVFFCPFTAYYQYPWHLSPDHGKYSVFIDQEEVRQRKLNVAERLMKISPREREDIRSFIVYELLPGLLYRDPHSQLDKFQDAFSIAMNNLLERVNRME; from the coding sequence ATGGCAGTTAATATGTCGCAGAAGAAATCAAAACCATCCAAAAAAGTAACAGCAAAAGAAATCTGCTTCTGTTACTCGATTCTGATCAACTTTCTCTATCGAATTCCTGCTGCTATCTTCCTACTGATTCTAATCTACCTATGGTCTTCCTCCACCACTATTATGTTAGGGAATGTTGTTCATGTTTGCGTCTCATCCCGGAAGCTCAACAACCTCTATTGCCTCTCTGCAGGAACGCAGCCAAACTTTGATATCCCAATTCCGGTAATCAACAATACTGACATTGGCCCTAGTAGTATTAATGGCGGCATAAAAGAGATTGTCAACGTTGTTCAGGACGACCCAAAACCtgtttttgaaaacaaagtTGATAAAGACGGAAAAGTTGAGGCTGTAGATGCTGTGGAGGTGGACAATGTTGCTTTGGATGATCCAAATCCAACTTCTGAAAACAGAGTCGACAAAGATAAAGACGAGGTTGTAAATGCTGTGAAGGTTCTGGACATTGCTTAGAACGAACACTATCCAGTTATTAGAGGAGTAGACCAATCCAGAGATCTGGAAATTGCAAACGCTAAGAAGGTCGTTGAGGAACAGTTGCAGCTGCATCGATCCTGGAGGTCAGAGAAGAATCACCCGGCGTGTGATGGGCGGGGAATATATGTTTATGATTTGCCATCAAAGTTCAACAAGGACTTGGTGGGTCAGTGCGGTGACATGTTTCCATGGATGGATTTCTGCAAGTATTTCGAAAATGATGCATTGGGCCCGCCAATACCAAAACTTGGGGAAGGATGGTATCAGACTCATCAGTACAGGTTGGAGCCAATGTTTCATTCGAGGGTTTTGAAACATCCATGCAGGGTTTACAACGAGAATGAAGCCAAGCTCTTTTATGTCCCTTTCTATGGCGGTTTAGATATTCTAAGATGGCATTTCAAAAATGCCTCTAATGATGTCAAGGATTCCTTGTCATTAGAACTCATAACATGGATGGAAAAGCAGCGACCTTGGGCTCGGAATTCTGGTAAGGATCATGTTTTTGTGTTGGGGAAGATTTCATGGGATTTCAGGAGAAACGCTAATTCCCCATGGGGGACTAGATTCTTAGAGCTTGATCAAATGCAAAATCCCATAAAGCTCTTGATCGAACGCCAACCATGGCATGTAAACGATGTTGGAATTCCACACCCAACCTACTTCCATCCTCGTTCAGATGATGACATTATCTCCTGGCAATTGAAAATACTCACTTCACCTCGTAGAAGCCTTCTGAGCTTTGCTGGGGCAGCACGCCCTGATCAACCAGACAACATCAGGTCGATATTAATCAGCCAATGCAACTCTGCCGGCGATGAAGTGTGCCGGTTTTTGAATTGCAGTTCAGGGGCATGTGATCAGCCTGAGTTAGTCATTGAGCTTTTCATGGAGTCTGAGTTCTGCCTGCAGCCTCCTGGGGATAGCCCAACAAGAAAATCAGTGTTTGATTCTTTATTGTCTGGTTGCATTCCTGTATTCTTCTGTCCTTTCACAGCTTACTACCAGTATCCATGGCATTTATCTCCGGACCATGGTAAATATTCTGTGTTCATAGACCAAGAAGAGGTGAGGCAAAGGAAGTTGAACGTGGCGGAGAGGCTGATGAAGATTTCTCCGAGGGAAAGGGAGGATATCAGGAGCTTTATAGTATACGAATTGCTACCCGGATTGTTGTACAGGGATCCACATTCACAGCTTGATAAGTTTCAGGATGCGTTTTCCATAGCTATGAATAATCTGCTGGAGAGGGTAAACAGAATGGAATAA